One genomic region from Microcoleus sp. FACHB-672 encodes:
- a CDS encoding sugar O-acetyltransferase: MEKTEKQKMLAGELYVASDAELVAERKRARCLLRMYNTTTEQEPENRGQILQELFAKVGPDVEIEPPFYCDYGSNIYAGNKFYMNFGCVILDCNRVEIGDNVLCGPYVQIYAASHPTKPETRLSGKELSAPVKIGSNVWIGGGVIICPGVTIGDNTTIGAGSVVVKDIPENVIAAGNPCKIIRHLP; the protein is encoded by the coding sequence ATGGAAAAAACAGAAAAACAAAAAATGCTAGCTGGTGAGCTTTATGTGGCTTCCGATGCTGAGTTAGTTGCTGAACGTAAACGAGCGCGTTGCTTGCTGCGGATGTATAACACTACAACAGAACAAGAACCGGAAAATCGAGGGCAAATTTTACAAGAATTATTTGCTAAAGTCGGGCCTGATGTTGAAATTGAGCCGCCTTTTTATTGCGACTATGGCAGCAACATTTATGCCGGCAACAAATTTTACATGAACTTCGGATGCGTGATTCTCGACTGCAATCGGGTTGAGATTGGCGATAACGTTTTGTGTGGCCCTTACGTTCAAATTTACGCAGCTTCTCACCCAACAAAACCTGAAACTCGTCTATCTGGTAAAGAATTAAGCGCTCCTGTCAAAATTGGCAGTAATGTTTGGATTGGGGGCGGTGTTATTATTTGTCCCGGAGTAACGATTGGGGATAATACTACCATTGGTGCCGGCAGCGTTGTTGTTAAAGATATTCCTGAAAACGTGATTGCTGCCGGCAACCCCTGCAAAATAATTCGACATTTACCTTAA
- a CDS encoding DUF4347 domain-containing protein — translation MTAQIASINPNFDAQNSQPRSLVFIDESVSDSQLLAAGVSDGMKVITLKQDSDGIEQITAELQKYADIYGSIDAIHIFSHGSSGNVYLGNSSLNSNTLESYQSQLGQWKDALSENADIKFYGCDVAAGTGSALISQLSQITGADIAASTDLTGNDAKGGNWNLEFATGSIESVNPLQAETLTAYSGVLATITVTNNADSGAGSLRNAIATAQAGDMIVFDPSLAGQTITLSSQLNINKNLIIDGASAAGVTVSGNNATRVFELQTAPDNTAINVTMRNLVIANGKVSGIDEAGAGAGIKTASSTILTVENCQVNNNFAQFGGGIFAGFRGNTTVINSTFDGNDGTAGNQERGGGAIATKSEGSLTVQGSQFTNNKGINGGAINSLLGALTVENSTFLNNDSTPGGSGTVTSGFGGAIYTDGASALIDDAVGGTIAIRNSRFEGNKGAGQGGAMFLFGYAPDKIIVDGSTIINNQVIKNGTGNALGGGIRMGNAEYTISNSTIANNWALTQGGGLWTGEASPGQIINTTFSGNKAHELDGTSGLGGALMINNSSGTTNIINSTVANNYAGFQGGAFWGKSLTTTVKNSIFDKNTAGNPWGVKQHVGEPLVDAGGNIQFPPKNPNDASDVNVTTSIKIIDPLLGPLQDNGGGILTHALLAGSPAIDAGTSTGAPATDGRGQMRPQDGDSNGTALVDVGAFEFSGNAPEIAVLEATTNIVDGTTTALDFGTTTVGTAISKTFTINNTGTSDLVLSSLQLPTGFTVVGPLPATVAAAGQATFSVQLDASVAGTSTGEISFTTNDSDENLFNFAIAGTVNALTPNTPEITVLEATTNIADGSTTALNFGTTTVGTAINKTFTINNTGTSDLILSNLLLPTGFTVVGPLPATVAAAGQATFSVQLDASVAGTSAGEISFTTNDSDENLFNFAIAGTATDLTPTPTPVPAPVPTPVPAPIPTPTPTPEDASCLCDQFPTPNLDVSPNVAASTLSGEEGNDTLIASTANEALLGMGGSDLLVGYIGNDILLGADGNDLMYGNQGDDYLDGGLGADTLYGGKENDSLVGNFGQDILIGDIGNDILLGGDDNDLIFGNTGDDLLDGGIGNDSLYGGKENDIVKGAAGDDLLLGDIGNDTLCGGEGNDLINGNVGSDLMDGCEGDDTLYGGQENDTLIGNTGNDWLSGDFGDDSIFGNIGADTLNGGDGNDSLYGGKDIDILTGGIGNDILTGDFGSDILTGGAGSDQFILGAGFGADTITDFEDGQDILLLGGGLTFDQLTFAAGSNATLIQITSTNELLASLNGTSSTLFSAADFAVI, via the coding sequence ATGACCGCTCAGATCGCTTCAATCAATCCAAATTTTGACGCTCAAAATTCCCAGCCGCGTTCGCTAGTCTTCATTGATGAAAGCGTGAGTGACAGCCAATTATTAGCAGCTGGCGTATCCGATGGGATGAAGGTAATTACCCTCAAACAGGATAGTGATGGAATCGAGCAAATCACTGCCGAACTTCAAAAATATGCGGATATTTACGGTTCAATCGACGCGATTCATATCTTTTCTCATGGAAGTTCGGGAAATGTCTACCTGGGAAATAGCAGCCTTAATTCAAATACCTTAGAAAGCTATCAAAGCCAGCTGGGGCAGTGGAAAGACGCACTCAGCGAAAATGCAGATATCAAATTTTACGGGTGTGATGTTGCCGCCGGCACAGGTTCAGCGTTAATTTCCCAACTCAGCCAAATCACCGGCGCAGATATTGCTGCCTCCACAGATTTAACCGGCAATGATGCCAAAGGCGGCAACTGGAACTTAGAATTTGCCACCGGCAGCATAGAATCTGTTAACCCATTGCAGGCAGAAACCTTAACGGCTTACAGTGGTGTTTTAGCCACGATAACTGTTACCAATAATGCAGACAGTGGCGCAGGTTCCTTAAGAAACGCCATCGCCACTGCCCAAGCCGGCGATATGATTGTATTTGATCCCAGCCTTGCCGGTCAAACGATTACCTTAAGCAGTCAATTAAACATCAATAAAAACCTGATTATTGATGGCGCGAGTGCTGCCGGAGTTACCGTTAGTGGTAATAATGCCACCCGCGTTTTTGAGTTACAAACCGCCCCTGACAATACTGCCATTAATGTCACGATGCGGAATCTAGTGATTGCCAATGGCAAAGTTAGCGGCATCGATGAAGCTGGTGCCGGCGCAGGCATTAAAACTGCCTCTAGCACCATTTTAACGGTTGAAAATTGCCAAGTTAATAATAACTTTGCTCAGTTTGGCGGCGGGATTTTTGCCGGCTTTCGTGGCAACACAACGGTTATTAACAGTACATTCGATGGCAATGATGGCACAGCCGGCAACCAAGAACGAGGCGGCGGTGCAATTGCTACCAAAAGTGAAGGCAGCCTCACCGTACAAGGTAGCCAATTTACGAATAACAAAGGCATTAACGGCGGCGCGATTAATAGCCTTTTAGGTGCATTAACCGTTGAAAATTCAACCTTCCTCAATAACGACTCAACACCCGGCGGTTCGGGAACCGTTACCAGCGGATTTGGTGGGGCAATTTATACCGATGGTGCGAGTGCTTTAATTGATGACGCAGTTGGTGGGACCATTGCGATTCGCAATAGCCGATTTGAAGGCAATAAAGGAGCCGGTCAAGGTGGGGCAATGTTTTTGTTTGGTTATGCCCCAGACAAAATTATTGTTGACGGCAGCACGATCATCAATAATCAGGTGATTAAAAATGGCACCGGCAACGCTCTCGGCGGTGGCATCCGCATGGGCAATGCCGAATATACTATCAGCAACAGCACCATTGCTAACAACTGGGCATTGACTCAGGGTGGGGGTTTGTGGACGGGTGAAGCATCACCAGGGCAAATCATTAACACCACCTTTTCTGGTAATAAAGCCCACGAACTTGATGGCACTAGCGGCTTGGGCGGTGCCCTGATGATCAATAACTCCAGTGGCACCACTAATATTATCAACAGCACGGTTGCTAATAATTATGCCGGCTTCCAAGGTGGGGCATTTTGGGGAAAAAGTCTAACCACCACCGTCAAAAATTCAATTTTTGATAAAAACACCGCCGGCAATCCTTGGGGTGTGAAACAACACGTTGGTGAGCCATTAGTGGATGCCGGCGGGAATATTCAATTTCCCCCCAAAAATCCTAATGATGCTAGTGATGTCAATGTCACGACCAGCATTAAGATTATCGATCCCTTACTTGGCCCTCTGCAAGATAATGGCGGCGGCATTTTAACCCATGCTTTGCTAGCGGGAAGTCCGGCAATTGATGCCGGCACCAGCACAGGCGCACCGGCAACCGACGGACGAGGTCAAATGCGCCCCCAAGATGGAGATAGCAACGGCACCGCACTTGTTGATGTTGGGGCTTTTGAATTTTCCGGGAATGCCCCAGAAATTGCAGTTTTAGAAGCAACAACTAACATTGTTGATGGCACCACAACAGCCCTTGACTTTGGCACCACAACCGTTGGGACTGCCATCAGCAAAACCTTCACCATTAACAACACCGGCACCTCTGATCTGGTTCTCAGCAGCCTGCAATTGCCCACCGGCTTTACCGTTGTAGGACCTCTTCCCGCAACCGTCGCAGCCGCAGGACAAGCAACTTTCTCGGTTCAACTCGATGCCAGTGTGGCCGGCACTTCTACGGGTGAAATCTCCTTTACCACCAATGACAGCGACGAAAACCTCTTTAATTTCGCAATTGCCGGCACGGTTAATGCCCTAACCCCAAATACCCCAGAAATTACAGTTTTAGAGGCAACAACTAACATTGCTGATGGCAGCACAACGGCCCTTAATTTTGGCACCACAACCGTTGGCACTGCCATCAATAAAACCTTCACGATTAACAACACCGGCACCTCTGATCTGATCCTCAGCAACCTGCTATTGCCCACCGGCTTTACCGTTGTAGGACCTCTTCCCGCAACCGTCGCAGCCGCAGGACAAGCAACTTTCTCGGTTCAACTCGATGCCAGTGTGGCCGGTACTTCTGCCGGTGAAATCTCCTTTACCACCAATGACAGCGACGAAAACCTCTTTAATTTCGCAATTGCTGGCACTGCTACTGACCTAACACCAACCCCAACGCCGGTTCCTGCGCCGGTTCCTACGCCCGTTCCTGCCCCAATTCCTACCCCAACGCCAACCCCTGAAGACGCAAGTTGTCTTTGCGATCAATTTCCCACTCCCAATCTCGACGTTAGCCCCAACGTCGCAGCTAGTACACTTTCAGGCGAGGAGGGCAACGATACCTTAATCGCGAGCACCGCTAATGAAGCCCTTCTAGGCATGGGTGGTAGTGATCTTTTAGTTGGCTACATCGGCAACGACATCCTGCTGGGTGCGGATGGCAACGACTTGATGTACGGAAATCAAGGCGATGACTACCTTGATGGCGGCTTAGGTGCTGATACCCTCTACGGCGGCAAAGAAAATGACTCGCTTGTCGGCAATTTTGGTCAAGACATTTTGATCGGAGATATCGGTAACGACATTCTGCTAGGCGGTGACGACAACGATCTGATATTTGGTAACACCGGCGATGACTTGCTAGATGGCGGCATTGGCAACGATAGCCTTTACGGTGGCAAAGAAAACGACATCGTCAAAGGGGCAGCCGGCGATGATCTCCTCCTCGGCGACATCGGGAATGACACCCTTTGTGGCGGAGAAGGTAACGATTTAATAAATGGCAACGTTGGCAGTGACCTCATGGATGGTTGCGAGGGCGATGATACCCTCTACGGTGGCCAAGAAAATGACACCTTGATTGGCAACACCGGCAACGACTGGCTGAGTGGCGACTTCGGCGATGACTCGATATTTGGCAACATCGGCGCGGATACCCTCAATGGCGGAGATGGCAATGACAGCCTCTATGGTGGTAAAGACATTGACATCCTCACCGGCGGCATCGGCAATGACATCCTCACTGGAGATTTTGGCAGCGACATTCTCACGGGGGGTGCCGGCAGTGATCAATTTATCTTGGGTGCCGGTTTTGGTGCGGACACCATCACCGACTTTGAAGATGGTCAAGATATCCTCCTGCTAGGCGGTGGGTTAACATTCGACCAACTCACCTTTGCTGCCGGCAGCAATGCCACTCTAATCCAAATCACCAGCACGAATGAACTTTTAGCCTCCCTCAATGGCACCTCATCCACTCTGTTCAGTGCAGCAGATTTTGCCGTAATCTAA
- a CDS encoding histidine phosphatase family protein, protein MTTRVILLRHGQSSFNKERRIQGRLDKSILTEQGRATARQVGEALSGLTFDAIYSSPLQRAKETATVLLSALETEANHPSLQVSQNLMEIDLPAWEGMLRQEAIEKFPQDYDCWQNRPDTLRMVVSDAAGEREHFPVLAIYEQARQFWQEVLSNHANGTILVVGHNGINRALISTALGIPPSSYHSVQQSNCGISVLNFGTIVGPATELQSVQMESMNLTSHVGEIFPKPREGHQGCRLLLVRHGETEWNRQSRFQGQIDVPLNDNGRVQAQKASEFLKDIPIDFAVTSPMLRPKETAEIILKAHPDVKLQLHDGMKEISHGLWEGKFESEIEGEFPGLLQQWKDTPEIVQMPEGENLQQVWDRAIEAWSSIVKSAHAGTTGLVVGHDAINKAILCHLFNLGPEHFWNFKQGNGAVTVIDYPKGADGPPVLQAMNITTHLSGGVLDKTAAGAL, encoded by the coding sequence CTGACCACTCGCGTTATATTACTTCGTCACGGCCAAAGCAGCTTTAACAAAGAGCGCCGAATTCAAGGCCGGCTTGATAAATCGATTTTGACAGAACAAGGCCGTGCTACAGCCCGTCAAGTGGGTGAAGCCCTTAGTGGCCTTACTTTTGACGCTATCTACTCCAGTCCCTTGCAACGGGCGAAAGAAACCGCCACCGTCCTCCTTTCTGCTTTGGAAACCGAGGCCAATCATCCCTCCCTACAGGTATCACAGAACCTGATGGAAATCGATCTGCCGGCGTGGGAAGGGATGCTGCGGCAAGAGGCGATAGAAAAATTCCCCCAAGACTACGACTGCTGGCAAAATCGCCCCGATACGCTGCGAATGGTCGTTTCAGATGCAGCCGGCGAACGAGAGCATTTTCCCGTGTTGGCGATTTATGAACAGGCGCGGCAGTTTTGGCAGGAAGTCCTCTCAAATCATGCTAATGGCACAATTCTCGTCGTCGGCCATAATGGCATCAATCGCGCCTTAATCAGCACTGCGCTAGGCATTCCCCCCTCTTCTTACCATTCCGTCCAGCAGTCGAATTGTGGCATTAGCGTCCTTAATTTCGGCACGATTGTCGGGCCGGCCACTGAGCTACAATCGGTGCAGATGGAATCGATGAATCTCACCTCTCATGTGGGAGAAATTTTTCCCAAACCCAGAGAGGGCCATCAGGGATGCCGGCTGTTATTGGTGCGCCACGGAGAAACCGAGTGGAACCGCCAAAGCCGGTTTCAAGGGCAAATTGATGTACCACTCAACGATAACGGCAGAGTGCAAGCCCAAAAAGCCAGCGAGTTTCTTAAAGATATCCCCATCGATTTTGCCGTCACCAGCCCCATGCTGCGCCCCAAGGAAACTGCTGAAATTATTCTCAAAGCTCACCCAGATGTGAAACTGCAACTTCACGATGGGATGAAAGAAATCAGTCACGGACTTTGGGAAGGGAAATTTGAATCAGAAATCGAGGGAGAATTCCCCGGTTTGTTGCAGCAGTGGAAGGACACCCCAGAAATTGTGCAAATGCCAGAAGGGGAAAACTTACAGCAGGTGTGGGATCGGGCAATTGAGGCTTGGAGTTCTATCGTAAAATCCGCCCATGCCGGCACCACAGGTTTGGTAGTGGGCCACGATGCCATCAATAAAGCCATCCTCTGCCATCTGTTTAATTTAGGCCCAGAACACTTCTGGAACTTCAAACAAGGCAACGGGGCGGTTACCGTCATCGATTATCCCAAAGGTGCAGACGGCCCGCCGGTGCTGCAAGCCATGAATATCACCACTCACTTGTCGGGCGGTGTACTTGACAAGACAGCAGCAGGAGCGTTGTAG
- a CDS encoding dihydroorotase, with the protein MNSELLQQVRVLDPLTNTDQIADVLIADGVIQQIAPQILDLPETTQVRNCQGLVVGPGLVDLYSHSGEPGFEERETLESLMKAASVGGFTRVAILPDTKPPVDNPAGLAFLQRNTKVRENPQFPTLYFWGALTTGIQGQQMTELAELAAAGVVGFADGHPIQNLALLRRLLEYLQPLGKPVAIWPCDRHLAGSGVMREGPDSIRFGLAGNPAISETAALAALLELVEAIGTAVHIMRVSTARSVQLIQDAKTRGLPVTASTPWTHSILDTSSLSSYNPSLHIDPPLGNPADRTALEQAAREGVIDAIAVDHTPYSYEEKTVAFGESPAGTIGLELALPLLWHTLVANGTWTALELWRALSTQPALCLQQKPATLAAGQPAEIILFDPQQTWTLDVHTLHSRSTNTPWLGRQLSGRVLQTWNN; encoded by the coding sequence ATGAATAGCGAATTACTGCAACAAGTCCGGGTGCTCGATCCACTTACCAATACCGATCAGATTGCGGATGTTCTGATCGCAGATGGTGTCATTCAACAAATTGCACCCCAAATTCTCGACCTTCCGGAAACTACCCAAGTGCGAAATTGTCAAGGTCTGGTGGTCGGGCCAGGACTGGTAGACCTTTACAGCCATAGTGGTGAACCGGGATTTGAAGAACGGGAAACCCTGGAATCTTTAATGAAGGCGGCATCTGTCGGCGGATTTACCAGGGTCGCCATTTTGCCCGATACCAAGCCGCCGGTGGATAATCCTGCCGGCTTGGCTTTCTTGCAGCGGAACACAAAAGTCAGAGAAAACCCTCAATTCCCTACTCTCTATTTCTGGGGTGCCCTCACCACCGGCATCCAAGGTCAGCAGATGACAGAATTGGCGGAATTAGCCGCAGCTGGGGTTGTGGGCTTTGCTGATGGCCATCCGATTCAAAATCTGGCCCTACTGCGTCGGCTGTTGGAATACCTACAACCGCTCGGCAAGCCGGTTGCCATCTGGCCCTGCGACCGGCATCTGGCCGGCTCCGGCGTGATGCGAGAAGGGCCGGATTCCATCCGCTTTGGGTTGGCAGGCAATCCCGCCATCTCTGAAACCGCAGCCCTCGCTGCTTTGTTAGAACTGGTAGAAGCCATCGGCACTGCGGTTCATATCATGCGAGTGTCCACCGCACGCAGCGTCCAGCTAATTCAAGATGCTAAAACCCGTGGGTTGCCGGTGACGGCGAGTACCCCTTGGACGCATTCAATCCTTGACACAAGCTCACTGAGCAGCTACAACCCTAGCCTTCATATCGATCCTCCCTTAGGCAACCCAGCGGATCGAACTGCACTAGAGCAGGCTGCGCGGGAGGGCGTCATCGATGCGATCGCCGTTGACCACACCCCCTATAGCTACGAAGAAAAAACGGTTGCCTTTGGGGAATCTCCTGCCGGCACCATTGGTCTAGAACTCGCCTTGCCGCTACTGTGGCACACGCTAGTAGCCAACGGCACCTGGACAGCCCTAGAACTATGGCGGGCTTTAAGTACGCAGCCGGCACTGTGTTTACAGCAAAAACCGGCAACCCTTGCTGCCGGTCAACCTGCGGAAATCATCCTTTTCGATCCGCAACAAACTTGGACGCTTGACGTTCACACCCTCCATTCCCGCTCCACTAATACCCCTTGGTTGGGCCGGCAGTTAAGCGGTCGTGTTTTGCAAACCTGGAACAATTAA
- the lepB gene encoding signal peptidase I, translated as MTRVQNSATEPNSPQNIENPWVEAVKTIGLSVVLAFGIRAFVAEARYIPSGSMEPTLLINDRLIVDKLSYKFQSPQRGDIVVFDPTEALQKQNFHDAFIKRVIGLPGDKVEVKGGRVYINDKPLREKYIADEPNYQYGPVNVPESQYLVLGDNRNNSYDSHYWGFVPRDKVIGRAVVRFWPPNRLGELSQQPVYPATQEEPAKQELQPAEAK; from the coding sequence ATGACCCGTGTGCAAAATTCTGCAACCGAACCGAATTCCCCACAAAATATTGAAAATCCGTGGGTAGAGGCAGTTAAAACGATTGGCTTAAGTGTCGTTTTGGCCTTTGGAATTCGGGCCTTCGTCGCTGAAGCTCGTTATATTCCCTCCGGTTCGATGGAACCGACTCTTCTCATTAATGATCGCTTGATTGTGGACAAGTTGAGTTATAAGTTCCAAAGTCCGCAGCGGGGAGACATTGTGGTGTTTGACCCGACTGAAGCGCTACAGAAGCAAAATTTCCACGATGCGTTCATTAAGCGGGTGATCGGTCTGCCGGGGGACAAAGTGGAGGTCAAAGGGGGACGAGTCTACATCAACGATAAACCTTTACGTGAGAAATATATCGCGGATGAACCTAACTACCAATACGGCCCGGTGAATGTGCCAGAGAGCCAGTATTTAGTTTTGGGAGATAACCGCAATAATAGCTATGACAGCCACTATTGGGGCTTTGTCCCCCGTGACAAAGTCATTGGCCGCGCAGTTGTTCGCTTCTGGCCACCCAACCGCTTAGGGGAACTGTCTCAGCAGCCGGTTTATCCTGCGACTCAGGAAGAACCGGCAAAACAGGAATTGCAGCCGGCAGAGGCGAAATAA
- the tsaE gene encoding tRNA (adenosine(37)-N6)-threonylcarbamoyltransferase complex ATPase subunit type 1 TsaE — MVEPITVSLANAAATHSFGKVLGQALPAGSVILLEGDLGAGKTTLVQGLAEGLGITDAVVSPTFTLINEYHEGRLPLYHLDLYRLEPAEVTTLYLETYWEGIEMPAGIVAIEWAERLPYLPPTYLQIRLNYQAESGRQVELMSAGGFDIPEMLHQFQQN; from the coding sequence ATGGTAGAACCAATTACAGTTTCTCTGGCAAATGCGGCGGCGACTCATTCTTTCGGTAAGGTGTTAGGGCAAGCGCTACCGGCAGGCAGTGTCATCTTATTAGAAGGCGATTTAGGTGCCGGTAAAACCACGTTAGTGCAAGGACTGGCTGAAGGTTTAGGAATTACTGATGCCGTGGTCAGTCCTACTTTCACCTTGATTAATGAATATCATGAAGGGCGTTTGCCTTTATATCATTTAGATTTGTACCGTTTGGAGCCGGCAGAAGTCACAACGCTTTATCTTGAAACTTATTGGGAAGGAATAGAAATGCCTGCCGGCATTGTTGCCATTGAATGGGCGGAACGGCTACCCTATTTACCCCCTACCTACTTGCAAATTCGTCTAAACTATCAAGCTGAAAGTGGCCGTCAAGTTGAGCTGATGTCGGCAGGTGGGTTTGATATCCCTGAGATGTTGCATCAATTTCAACAGAACTGA
- a CDS encoding gluconeogenesis factor YvcK family protein, producing the protein MSIGLFKQALHALNLESRGRTQTRVGQWFKWLSPGLFVKRWLLLSAGGVLLTSLGLAIWIKLTPIFYLIQLTQSVLEYLAAIVPNYISGPLVLGCGLLLIFWGQTRTVGSITKALMPAGDEELVDLLLTHRKLHRGPKIVAIGGGTGLSSLLRGLKKYSANITAVVTVADDGGSSGRLRREIGVLPPGDIRNCLAALADEEKLLTELFQYRFRAGKGLIGHSFGNLFLTAMSDIAGDLEQAIAASSKVLAVRGEVLPATLTDVNLWAELSDGRRIEGESSITEAGGSIVKIGCTPANPPALPRVVRAIREADFIIIGPGSLYTSVIPNLLVPEIAEAIASRKVPRIYVCNIMTQAGETEGYTVSDHIQAIDKACGRALFSAVLVQRKVPTAQALIRYAQEKSYPVFLDREAVGLLGRRIVVANVMEQDKETGYVRHDPHELARVLLRWYSRVQGL; encoded by the coding sequence ATGTCAATCGGTCTATTTAAACAAGCTCTACACGCCCTGAACCTGGAATCACGAGGTCGCACTCAAACTCGAGTTGGCCAGTGGTTTAAGTGGTTGTCCCCCGGATTGTTTGTCAAACGCTGGCTGCTGTTAAGCGCTGGGGGCGTTTTGCTCACCAGTCTCGGTTTGGCGATTTGGATCAAGCTAACTCCCATTTTTTATCTGATTCAACTGACTCAGAGTGTGCTGGAGTACCTCGCAGCCATTGTCCCTAACTATATTAGCGGCCCACTTGTTTTGGGATGTGGCCTGCTGTTGATTTTTTGGGGGCAAACCCGGACAGTTGGTTCAATTACGAAGGCGCTGATGCCGGCGGGGGATGAAGAACTGGTCGATCTGCTATTGACGCACCGCAAGTTGCACCGGGGGCCAAAAATTGTGGCCATTGGCGGAGGCACCGGCCTTTCCAGTTTGCTTAGGGGACTAAAAAAGTATAGCGCTAACATTACTGCAGTTGTCACTGTTGCAGATGATGGCGGGTCTTCTGGCCGGCTGCGTCGCGAAATTGGGGTACTGCCGCCTGGTGATATTCGCAATTGTTTGGCAGCGCTGGCAGACGAGGAAAAGCTGTTAACCGAACTGTTTCAATATCGCTTTCGCGCCGGCAAGGGTCTGATTGGCCATAGTTTCGGCAATTTGTTCCTGACGGCGATGAGTGATATTGCCGGCGATCTTGAACAGGCGATCGCAGCGAGTTCAAAAGTTCTTGCGGTGCGGGGGGAGGTTTTACCGGCTACCCTAACCGATGTTAACCTCTGGGCTGAATTATCAGATGGTCGTCGCATTGAAGGGGAATCTAGTATCACTGAAGCTGGGGGCAGTATTGTCAAAATTGGCTGTACGCCGGCTAATCCTCCGGCTTTGCCGAGAGTGGTACGAGCCATTCGCGAAGCTGATTTTATTATTATTGGGCCGGGTAGCCTTTACACCAGTGTGATTCCCAATCTTTTAGTACCGGAAATTGCAGAAGCGATTGCCAGCCGGAAAGTCCCTCGTATCTATGTTTGCAATATCATGACTCAAGCCGGTGAAACAGAAGGCTATACGGTTTCTGACCATATCCAAGCAATTGATAAAGCTTGTGGTCGGGCGCTGTTTAGCGCGGTTTTAGTTCAGCGAAAAGTTCCGACGGCCCAAGCTTTGATCCGCTATGCCCAAGAAAAATCTTATCCGGTTTTTCTGGATCGAGAAGCTGTGGGACTATTAGGCCGGCGCATTGTCGTGGCGAATGTGATGGAGCAAGATAAGGAAACAGGTTATGTGCGCCATGATCCGCACGAATTGGCACGAGTGTTGCTCCGATGGTACAGCCGCGTTCAAGGTTTGTAA
- a CDS encoding ABC transporter ATP-binding protein has translation MHEREPLIELKGVCKSFGSSVVLDQADLQIYRGEALVIIGPSGTGKSTILRIIAGLLAPDEGEVYIQGAKREGLIGDVEEVMRISMVFQQAALFDSLTVDENVGFLLYQRSNLSRPKIRSLVNESLEMVGLSGIGDRYPAELSGGMRKRVSFARAIMGNPDNPRDTPEIVLYDEPTAGLDPIASTVIEDLIRQLQQAQGGCSTYVMVSHQDSTIRRTADRILFLYQGKVQWQGTVNDIDTTDEPLVRQFFSGSITGPIQMIG, from the coding sequence ATGCATGAGCGTGAGCCGTTGATCGAACTCAAGGGCGTTTGTAAGTCATTTGGCAGCAGTGTGGTCTTAGATCAAGCAGACCTACAGATTTATCGAGGAGAGGCACTGGTTATCATTGGGCCATCCGGTACAGGTAAATCGACAATCCTGCGAATTATAGCTGGGTTGCTGGCTCCCGATGAGGGTGAGGTCTATATTCAAGGAGCGAAACGAGAGGGATTAATCGGGGATGTTGAAGAAGTCATGCGGATTAGTATGGTCTTTCAGCAGGCAGCTTTATTTGACTCGCTAACCGTGGACGAAAACGTGGGATTTCTCCTGTACCAGCGCTCAAATCTATCGCGCCCAAAAATTCGATCCCTGGTGAATGAAAGTTTAGAAATGGTAGGGCTGTCTGGGATTGGGGATCGCTATCCGGCTGAACTCTCAGGGGGTATGCGAAAGCGAGTGAGTTTTGCCCGGGCGATTATGGGCAACCCAGATAATCCGCGAGATACCCCTGAAATTGTGCTCTACGACGAACCTACTGCCGGTTTAGACCCCATCGCCTCGACAGTCATTGAAGATTTAATCCGCCAGCTACAACAAGCTCAAGGGGGCTGTAGCACTTATGTCATGGTTTCTCACCAAGACAGCACAATTCGCCGCACCGCTGATCGGATATTATTTCTCTACCAAGGCAAGGTGCAGTGGCAGGGCACGGTGAATGACATCGACACCACAGATGAACCTTTGGTTCGACAGTTCTTTAGTGGCAGTATTACCGGACCCATCCAGATGATTGGTTAA